From the genome of Oxyura jamaicensis isolate SHBP4307 breed ruddy duck chromosome 2, BPBGC_Ojam_1.0, whole genome shotgun sequence, one region includes:
- the SOCS6 gene encoding suppressor of cytokine signaling 6, with product MKKISLKTIRKSFNLNKSKDESDFVVVQQPSLNEFGKDDSLFGSCYGKDLASCEVNSEDEKGGKNRSKSESLMGTLKRRLSAKQKQKGKGSTPSVSSADDDTFSSSSAPITFKDVRAQRPLRSTSLRNHHYSPTPWPLRPTNSEETCIKMEVKVKALVHSSNPSPALNGVRKDFHDLQSDNVFQEQNNALKNTESQNGDLHLHIDEHVPVVIGLMPQDYIQYTVPLDEGMYPLEGSRSYCLDSSSPMEVSTVSSQVGGNSFHEEESQVDQDVVVAPDIFVDQAVNGLLIGTTGVMLQSPRVNHSDVPPLSPLLPPMQNNQIQRNFNGLNGTDAHVAESMRCHLNFDPNTAPGVGRVYDSVQNSGPMVVTSLTEELKKLAKQGWYWGPITRWEAEGKLANVPDGSFLVRDSSDDRYLLSLSFRSHGKTLHTRIEHSNGRFSFYEQPDVEGHTSIVDLIEHSIRDSENGAFCYSRSRLPGSATYPVRLTNPVSRFMQVRSLQYLCRFVIRQYTRIDLIQKLPLPNKMKDYLQEKHY from the coding sequence atgaagaaaattagtCTCAAAACAATTCGTAAGTCCTTTaacttaaataaaagtaaagatgAAAGCGACTTTGTAGTGGTTCAGCAGCCATCGTTAAATGAATTTGGAAAAGATGACTCCTTGTTTGGCAGCTGCTATGGTAAAGATTTGGCTAGCTGTGAAGTCAATAGTGAAGATGAAAAAGGAGGCAAAAATAGATCAAAAAGTGAAAGCTTAATGGGTACGTTAAAAAGGAGgctttcagcaaaacaaaagcagaagggcAAAGGCAGCACACCATCTGTAAGCTCTGCAGATGATGAcaccttttcttcctcatctgcTCCAATAACCTTCAAAGATGTGCGAGCtcaaagacctctgagatcCACTTCCCTCCGTAATCACCATTACAGTCCAACTCCGTGGCCCCTTCGACCTACAAATTCAGAAGAGACTTGCATCAAAATGGAAGTCAAAGTCAAGGCTTTGGTCCATTCTTCTAATCCAAGCCCAGCACTGAATGGCGTTCGAAAGGACTTCCATGACTTGCAGTCAGATAATGTGTTCCAGGAACAAaacaatgcattaaaaaatacgGAATCTCAGAATGGGGACTTGCATCTTCATATTGATGAACATGTGCCTGTAGTTATTGGATTAATGCCTCAGGACTACATTCAGTATACTGTGCCTTTAGATGAGGGAATGTATCCTTTGGAAGGATCACGTAGTTACTGTCTGGATAGTTCCTCACCCATGGAAGTTTCAACTGTTTCTTCTCAAGTGGGGGGAAATTCTTTCCATGAAGAAGAGAGTCAAGTGGATCAGGATGTAGTCGTTGCACCAGACATCTTTGTGGACCAGGCGGTGAATGGTTTGTTGATTGGTACCACAGGAGTCATGTTGCAAAGCCCAAGAGTTAATCACAGCGATGTCCCTCCACTCTCACCTTTGCTACCTCCAATGCAGAATAATCAAATCCAAAGGAACTTTAATGGATTGAATGGCACAGATGCCCATGTGGCTGAAAGTATGCGCTGCCATTTGAATTTTGATCCTAACACTGCCCCTGGAGTTGGAAGAGTTTATGATTCTGTGCAGAACAGTGGCCCTATGGTTGTGACAAGTCTAACGGAAGAACTGAAAAAACTTGCAAAACAAGGGTGGTACTGGGGCCCCATTACGCGttgggaggcagagggaaaatTAGCTAATGTGCCTGATGGCTCGTTCCTTGTTCGAGATAGTTCTGATGATCGTTACCTTTTAAGTTTGAGTTTTCGTTCACATGGAAAAACGCTTCACACTAGAATTGAACATTCAAATGGTAGGTTTAGCTTCTATGAACAACCAGATGTGGAGGGGCATACATCTATAGTTGATTTAATTGAACATTCAATCAGGGACTCTGAAAATGGAGCTTTCTGCTATTCGAGATCCCGATTGCCTGGATCAGCAACTTATCCAGTGAGACTAACAAATCCAGTATCTCGGTTTATGCAGGTGCGTTCTTTACAATACCTGTGTCGTTTTGTAATACGTCAGTACACCAGAATAGACCTGATTCAGAAACTGCCTTTGCCAAACAAAATGAAGGATTATTTACAGGAAAAGCACTACTGA